A section of the Tamandua tetradactyla isolate mTamTet1 chromosome 4, mTamTet1.pri, whole genome shotgun sequence genome encodes:
- the ECM1 gene encoding extracellular matrix protein 1 isoform X4 produces the protein MGTVSRAALVLAYLATAAAASEGGPQALGQKELKSEYLTQHPQEVQPLPFKEATLVQEKELPPPLLPVEKKAAPPYPDEDNPFQEELPPPQLPIEQKEEKPAPFIGRNHPEPGSQDPAQHCQKGRRRGGWGHRLDGFPPGRPSPDNLNQICLPDRQHVVYGPWNLPQTGYSHLSRQGETLNLLETGYSRCCRCRSHTNRLDCAKLVWEDAMTRFCEAEFSVKTRAHWCCRQQGEARFSCFQEAAPQPHYQLRACPSHQPGISSGPELPFPPGMPTLDNVKNICHLRRFRSVPRNLPAMDPIQRQLRALTQLEGEFQHCCHQGHNHTCTRKAWEDTLDSYCDREQAVKTHQHVCCHYPPSPARDECFAHRAPYPNYDHDILTLDLSWVTPNLMGHLCGNGRFLTKHKQIYGLIQNMTARCCELPFPEQACCAEEEKSAFIDDLCGPRRNFWRDSALCCDLNSGDEQTNCFNNNYLRSVALVAGDTGDPKGQGEQGPTWGANSSSTPELKEE, from the exons ATGGGGACTGTGTCCAGGGCAGCTTTGGTCTTGGCTTATTTGGCCACCGCTGCTGCAGCCTCAGAGGGAG GCCCTCAGGCTCTAGGGCAGAAAGAACTGAAGTCAGAATACCTCACCCAGCACCCTCAAGAAG TGCAGCCCCTTCCCTTCAAGGAAGCCACCCTTGTTCAGGAGAAAGAGCTGCcgcctcccctcctccctgttGAAAAAAAAG CAGCTCCCCCCTACCCCGATGAAGACAACCCCTTCCAAGAAGAGCTGCCTCCTCCCCAGCTCCCTATTGAACAGAAAGAAG AAAAGCCAGCTCCCTTCATAGGCCGGAACCACCCCGAGCCTGGGTCCCAGGACCCAGCCCAGCACTGCCAGAAGGGCCGGCGCCGCGGGGGCTGGGGCCACCGGCTGGACGGCTTCCCCCCGGGGCGGCCTTCTCCAGACAATCTGAACCAGATCTGCCTGCCTGACCGCCAGCATGTGGTGTACGGACCCTGGAACCTACCCCAAACTGGTTATTCCCACCTCAGTCGCCAGGGTGAGACCCTCAATTTGCTGGAGACTGGATATTCCCGCTGCTGCCGCTGCCGCAGCCACACAAACCGCCTGGACTGTGCAAAACTTGTG TGGGAGGACGCAATGACCCGGTTTTGTGAGGCCGAATTCTCGGTCAAGACCCGAGCCCACTGGTGCTGCAGACAGCAGGGGGAGGCTCGATTCTCCTGCTTCCAGGAGGCAGCTCCCCAGCCTCACTACCAGCTCCGGGCCTGCCCCAGCCACCAGCCTGGCATTTCCTCGGGCCCCGAGCTGCCCTTTCCCCCTGGGATGCCCACACTGGACAATGTCAAGAACATCTGCCACCTGAGACGCTTCCGCTCTGTGCCACGCAACCTCCCAGCTATGGACCCCATCCAAAGGCAGCTGCGAGCTCTGACCCAGCTGGAGGGGGAATTCCAGCACTGCTGCCACCAAGGGCACAACCACACTTGTACAAGGAAGGCC TGGGAGGACACTCTGGATAGCTACTGTGACCGGGAACAGGCCGTAAAGACCCACCAGCACGTGTGTTGCCACTACCCCCCCAGCCCTGCACGTGATGAGTGCTTTGCACATCGGGCTCCCTATCCCAACTACGACCACGACATCTTGACTCTGGACCTCAGCTGGGTCACCCCTAACCTCATGGGCCATCTCTGTGGAAATGGGAGATTCCTCACCAAGCA TAAACAGATTTACGGGTTGATCCAGAACATGACTGCCCGCTGCTGTGAACTGCCCTTTCCAGAGCAGGCCTGCTGTGCGGAAGAGGAG AAATCAGCCTTCATCGATGACCTGTGTGGCCCCCGACGTAACTTCTGGCGAGACTCTGCCCTTTGCTGTGACCTGAATTCTGGGGATGAACAGACCAACTGCTTTAACAACAATTATTTGAGGAGTGTGGCTCTGGTGGCTGGAGATACAGGGGATCCCAAGGGCCAGGGGGAACAGGGCCCAACTTGGGGAGCAAATAGCAGCTCCACCCCAGAGCTCAAGGAAGAATGA
- the ECM1 gene encoding extracellular matrix protein 1 isoform X5 — MGTVSRAALVLAYLATAAAASEGGPQALGQKELKSEYLTQHPQEVQPLPFKEATLVQEKELPPPLLPVEKKAPPYPDEDNPFQEELPPPQLPIEQKEEKPAPFIGRNHPEPGSQDPAQHCQKGRRRGGWGHRLDGFPPGRPSPDNLNQICLPDRQHVVYGPWNLPQTGYSHLSRQGETLNLLETGYSRCCRCRSHTNRLDCAKLVWEDAMTRFCEAEFSVKTRAHWCCRQQGEARFSCFQEAAPQPHYQLRACPSHQPGISSGPELPFPPGMPTLDNVKNICHLRRFRSVPRNLPAMDPIQRQLRALTQLEGEFQHCCHQGHNHTCTRKAWEDTLDSYCDREQAVKTHQHVCCHYPPSPARDECFAHRAPYPNYDHDILTLDLSWVTPNLMGHLCGNGRFLTKHKQIYGLIQNMTARCCELPFPEQACCAEEEKSAFIDDLCGPRRNFWRDSALCCDLNSGDEQTNCFNNNYLRSVALVAGDTGDPKGQGEQGPTWGANSSSTPELKEE; from the exons ATGGGGACTGTGTCCAGGGCAGCTTTGGTCTTGGCTTATTTGGCCACCGCTGCTGCAGCCTCAGAGGGAG GCCCTCAGGCTCTAGGGCAGAAAGAACTGAAGTCAGAATACCTCACCCAGCACCCTCAAGAAG TGCAGCCCCTTCCCTTCAAGGAAGCCACCCTTGTTCAGGAGAAAGAGCTGCcgcctcccctcctccctgttGAAAAAAAAG CTCCCCCCTACCCCGATGAAGACAACCCCTTCCAAGAAGAGCTGCCTCCTCCCCAGCTCCCTATTGAACAGAAAGAAG AAAAGCCAGCTCCCTTCATAGGCCGGAACCACCCCGAGCCTGGGTCCCAGGACCCAGCCCAGCACTGCCAGAAGGGCCGGCGCCGCGGGGGCTGGGGCCACCGGCTGGACGGCTTCCCCCCGGGGCGGCCTTCTCCAGACAATCTGAACCAGATCTGCCTGCCTGACCGCCAGCATGTGGTGTACGGACCCTGGAACCTACCCCAAACTGGTTATTCCCACCTCAGTCGCCAGGGTGAGACCCTCAATTTGCTGGAGACTGGATATTCCCGCTGCTGCCGCTGCCGCAGCCACACAAACCGCCTGGACTGTGCAAAACTTGTG TGGGAGGACGCAATGACCCGGTTTTGTGAGGCCGAATTCTCGGTCAAGACCCGAGCCCACTGGTGCTGCAGACAGCAGGGGGAGGCTCGATTCTCCTGCTTCCAGGAGGCAGCTCCCCAGCCTCACTACCAGCTCCGGGCCTGCCCCAGCCACCAGCCTGGCATTTCCTCGGGCCCCGAGCTGCCCTTTCCCCCTGGGATGCCCACACTGGACAATGTCAAGAACATCTGCCACCTGAGACGCTTCCGCTCTGTGCCACGCAACCTCCCAGCTATGGACCCCATCCAAAGGCAGCTGCGAGCTCTGACCCAGCTGGAGGGGGAATTCCAGCACTGCTGCCACCAAGGGCACAACCACACTTGTACAAGGAAGGCC TGGGAGGACACTCTGGATAGCTACTGTGACCGGGAACAGGCCGTAAAGACCCACCAGCACGTGTGTTGCCACTACCCCCCCAGCCCTGCACGTGATGAGTGCTTTGCACATCGGGCTCCCTATCCCAACTACGACCACGACATCTTGACTCTGGACCTCAGCTGGGTCACCCCTAACCTCATGGGCCATCTCTGTGGAAATGGGAGATTCCTCACCAAGCA TAAACAGATTTACGGGTTGATCCAGAACATGACTGCCCGCTGCTGTGAACTGCCCTTTCCAGAGCAGGCCTGCTGTGCGGAAGAGGAG AAATCAGCCTTCATCGATGACCTGTGTGGCCCCCGACGTAACTTCTGGCGAGACTCTGCCCTTTGCTGTGACCTGAATTCTGGGGATGAACAGACCAACTGCTTTAACAACAATTATTTGAGGAGTGTGGCTCTGGTGGCTGGAGATACAGGGGATCCCAAGGGCCAGGGGGAACAGGGCCCAACTTGGGGAGCAAATAGCAGCTCCACCCCAGAGCTCAAGGAAGAATGA
- the ECM1 gene encoding extracellular matrix protein 1 isoform X2, with protein MGTVSRAALVLAYLATAAAASEGGPQALGQKELKSEYLTQHPQEDGYAAPSPPPLTRALPMDHPDFEGQSKVQPLPFKEATLVQEKELPPPLLPVEKKAPPYPDEDNPFQEELPPPQLPIEQKEEKPAPFIGRNHPEPGSQDPAQHCQKGRRRGGWGHRLDGFPPGRPSPDNLNQICLPDRQHVVYGPWNLPQTGYSHLSRQGETLNLLETGYSRCCRCRSHTNRLDCAKLVWEDAMTRFCEAEFSVKTRAHWCCRQQGEARFSCFQEAAPQPHYQLRACPSHQPGISSGPELPFPPGMPTLDNVKNICHLRRFRSVPRNLPAMDPIQRQLRALTQLEGEFQHCCHQGHNHTCTRKAWEDTLDSYCDREQAVKTHQHVCCHYPPSPARDECFAHRAPYPNYDHDILTLDLSWVTPNLMGHLCGNGRFLTKHKQIYGLIQNMTARCCELPFPEQACCAEEEKSAFIDDLCGPRRNFWRDSALCCDLNSGDEQTNCFNNNYLRSVALVAGDTGDPKGQGEQGPTWGANSSSTPELKEE; from the exons ATGGGGACTGTGTCCAGGGCAGCTTTGGTCTTGGCTTATTTGGCCACCGCTGCTGCAGCCTCAGAGGGAG GCCCTCAGGCTCTAGGGCAGAAAGAACTGAAGTCAGAATACCTCACCCAGCACCCTCAAGAAG ATGGCTATGCagccccctctcccccacccctaaCCCGAGCCCTCCCCATGGATCACCCTGACTTTGAGGGACAGAGTAAAG TGCAGCCCCTTCCCTTCAAGGAAGCCACCCTTGTTCAGGAGAAAGAGCTGCcgcctcccctcctccctgttGAAAAAAAAG CTCCCCCCTACCCCGATGAAGACAACCCCTTCCAAGAAGAGCTGCCTCCTCCCCAGCTCCCTATTGAACAGAAAGAAG AAAAGCCAGCTCCCTTCATAGGCCGGAACCACCCCGAGCCTGGGTCCCAGGACCCAGCCCAGCACTGCCAGAAGGGCCGGCGCCGCGGGGGCTGGGGCCACCGGCTGGACGGCTTCCCCCCGGGGCGGCCTTCTCCAGACAATCTGAACCAGATCTGCCTGCCTGACCGCCAGCATGTGGTGTACGGACCCTGGAACCTACCCCAAACTGGTTATTCCCACCTCAGTCGCCAGGGTGAGACCCTCAATTTGCTGGAGACTGGATATTCCCGCTGCTGCCGCTGCCGCAGCCACACAAACCGCCTGGACTGTGCAAAACTTGTG TGGGAGGACGCAATGACCCGGTTTTGTGAGGCCGAATTCTCGGTCAAGACCCGAGCCCACTGGTGCTGCAGACAGCAGGGGGAGGCTCGATTCTCCTGCTTCCAGGAGGCAGCTCCCCAGCCTCACTACCAGCTCCGGGCCTGCCCCAGCCACCAGCCTGGCATTTCCTCGGGCCCCGAGCTGCCCTTTCCCCCTGGGATGCCCACACTGGACAATGTCAAGAACATCTGCCACCTGAGACGCTTCCGCTCTGTGCCACGCAACCTCCCAGCTATGGACCCCATCCAAAGGCAGCTGCGAGCTCTGACCCAGCTGGAGGGGGAATTCCAGCACTGCTGCCACCAAGGGCACAACCACACTTGTACAAGGAAGGCC TGGGAGGACACTCTGGATAGCTACTGTGACCGGGAACAGGCCGTAAAGACCCACCAGCACGTGTGTTGCCACTACCCCCCCAGCCCTGCACGTGATGAGTGCTTTGCACATCGGGCTCCCTATCCCAACTACGACCACGACATCTTGACTCTGGACCTCAGCTGGGTCACCCCTAACCTCATGGGCCATCTCTGTGGAAATGGGAGATTCCTCACCAAGCA TAAACAGATTTACGGGTTGATCCAGAACATGACTGCCCGCTGCTGTGAACTGCCCTTTCCAGAGCAGGCCTGCTGTGCGGAAGAGGAG AAATCAGCCTTCATCGATGACCTGTGTGGCCCCCGACGTAACTTCTGGCGAGACTCTGCCCTTTGCTGTGACCTGAATTCTGGGGATGAACAGACCAACTGCTTTAACAACAATTATTTGAGGAGTGTGGCTCTGGTGGCTGGAGATACAGGGGATCCCAAGGGCCAGGGGGAACAGGGCCCAACTTGGGGAGCAAATAGCAGCTCCACCCCAGAGCTCAAGGAAGAATGA
- the ECM1 gene encoding extracellular matrix protein 1 isoform X1: MGTVSRAALVLAYLATAAAASEGGPQALGQKELKSEYLTQHPQEDGYAAPSPPPLTRALPMDHPDFEGQSKVQPLPFKEATLVQEKELPPPLLPVEKKAAPPYPDEDNPFQEELPPPQLPIEQKEEKPAPFIGRNHPEPGSQDPAQHCQKGRRRGGWGHRLDGFPPGRPSPDNLNQICLPDRQHVVYGPWNLPQTGYSHLSRQGETLNLLETGYSRCCRCRSHTNRLDCAKLVWEDAMTRFCEAEFSVKTRAHWCCRQQGEARFSCFQEAAPQPHYQLRACPSHQPGISSGPELPFPPGMPTLDNVKNICHLRRFRSVPRNLPAMDPIQRQLRALTQLEGEFQHCCHQGHNHTCTRKAWEDTLDSYCDREQAVKTHQHVCCHYPPSPARDECFAHRAPYPNYDHDILTLDLSWVTPNLMGHLCGNGRFLTKHKQIYGLIQNMTARCCELPFPEQACCAEEEKSAFIDDLCGPRRNFWRDSALCCDLNSGDEQTNCFNNNYLRSVALVAGDTGDPKGQGEQGPTWGANSSSTPELKEE; encoded by the exons ATGGGGACTGTGTCCAGGGCAGCTTTGGTCTTGGCTTATTTGGCCACCGCTGCTGCAGCCTCAGAGGGAG GCCCTCAGGCTCTAGGGCAGAAAGAACTGAAGTCAGAATACCTCACCCAGCACCCTCAAGAAG ATGGCTATGCagccccctctcccccacccctaaCCCGAGCCCTCCCCATGGATCACCCTGACTTTGAGGGACAGAGTAAAG TGCAGCCCCTTCCCTTCAAGGAAGCCACCCTTGTTCAGGAGAAAGAGCTGCcgcctcccctcctccctgttGAAAAAAAAG CAGCTCCCCCCTACCCCGATGAAGACAACCCCTTCCAAGAAGAGCTGCCTCCTCCCCAGCTCCCTATTGAACAGAAAGAAG AAAAGCCAGCTCCCTTCATAGGCCGGAACCACCCCGAGCCTGGGTCCCAGGACCCAGCCCAGCACTGCCAGAAGGGCCGGCGCCGCGGGGGCTGGGGCCACCGGCTGGACGGCTTCCCCCCGGGGCGGCCTTCTCCAGACAATCTGAACCAGATCTGCCTGCCTGACCGCCAGCATGTGGTGTACGGACCCTGGAACCTACCCCAAACTGGTTATTCCCACCTCAGTCGCCAGGGTGAGACCCTCAATTTGCTGGAGACTGGATATTCCCGCTGCTGCCGCTGCCGCAGCCACACAAACCGCCTGGACTGTGCAAAACTTGTG TGGGAGGACGCAATGACCCGGTTTTGTGAGGCCGAATTCTCGGTCAAGACCCGAGCCCACTGGTGCTGCAGACAGCAGGGGGAGGCTCGATTCTCCTGCTTCCAGGAGGCAGCTCCCCAGCCTCACTACCAGCTCCGGGCCTGCCCCAGCCACCAGCCTGGCATTTCCTCGGGCCCCGAGCTGCCCTTTCCCCCTGGGATGCCCACACTGGACAATGTCAAGAACATCTGCCACCTGAGACGCTTCCGCTCTGTGCCACGCAACCTCCCAGCTATGGACCCCATCCAAAGGCAGCTGCGAGCTCTGACCCAGCTGGAGGGGGAATTCCAGCACTGCTGCCACCAAGGGCACAACCACACTTGTACAAGGAAGGCC TGGGAGGACACTCTGGATAGCTACTGTGACCGGGAACAGGCCGTAAAGACCCACCAGCACGTGTGTTGCCACTACCCCCCCAGCCCTGCACGTGATGAGTGCTTTGCACATCGGGCTCCCTATCCCAACTACGACCACGACATCTTGACTCTGGACCTCAGCTGGGTCACCCCTAACCTCATGGGCCATCTCTGTGGAAATGGGAGATTCCTCACCAAGCA TAAACAGATTTACGGGTTGATCCAGAACATGACTGCCCGCTGCTGTGAACTGCCCTTTCCAGAGCAGGCCTGCTGTGCGGAAGAGGAG AAATCAGCCTTCATCGATGACCTGTGTGGCCCCCGACGTAACTTCTGGCGAGACTCTGCCCTTTGCTGTGACCTGAATTCTGGGGATGAACAGACCAACTGCTTTAACAACAATTATTTGAGGAGTGTGGCTCTGGTGGCTGGAGATACAGGGGATCCCAAGGGCCAGGGGGAACAGGGCCCAACTTGGGGAGCAAATAGCAGCTCCACCCCAGAGCTCAAGGAAGAATGA
- the ECM1 gene encoding extracellular matrix protein 1 isoform X3 — protein sequence MGTVSRAALVLAYLATAAAASEGGPQALGQKELKSEYLTQHPQEDGYAAPSPPPLTRALPMDHPDFEGQSKVQPLPFKEATLVQEKELPPPLLPVEKKEKPAPFIGRNHPEPGSQDPAQHCQKGRRRGGWGHRLDGFPPGRPSPDNLNQICLPDRQHVVYGPWNLPQTGYSHLSRQGETLNLLETGYSRCCRCRSHTNRLDCAKLVWEDAMTRFCEAEFSVKTRAHWCCRQQGEARFSCFQEAAPQPHYQLRACPSHQPGISSGPELPFPPGMPTLDNVKNICHLRRFRSVPRNLPAMDPIQRQLRALTQLEGEFQHCCHQGHNHTCTRKAWEDTLDSYCDREQAVKTHQHVCCHYPPSPARDECFAHRAPYPNYDHDILTLDLSWVTPNLMGHLCGNGRFLTKHKQIYGLIQNMTARCCELPFPEQACCAEEEKSAFIDDLCGPRRNFWRDSALCCDLNSGDEQTNCFNNNYLRSVALVAGDTGDPKGQGEQGPTWGANSSSTPELKEE from the exons ATGGGGACTGTGTCCAGGGCAGCTTTGGTCTTGGCTTATTTGGCCACCGCTGCTGCAGCCTCAGAGGGAG GCCCTCAGGCTCTAGGGCAGAAAGAACTGAAGTCAGAATACCTCACCCAGCACCCTCAAGAAG ATGGCTATGCagccccctctcccccacccctaaCCCGAGCCCTCCCCATGGATCACCCTGACTTTGAGGGACAGAGTAAAG TGCAGCCCCTTCCCTTCAAGGAAGCCACCCTTGTTCAGGAGAAAGAGCTGCcgcctcccctcctccctgttGAAAAAAAAG AAAAGCCAGCTCCCTTCATAGGCCGGAACCACCCCGAGCCTGGGTCCCAGGACCCAGCCCAGCACTGCCAGAAGGGCCGGCGCCGCGGGGGCTGGGGCCACCGGCTGGACGGCTTCCCCCCGGGGCGGCCTTCTCCAGACAATCTGAACCAGATCTGCCTGCCTGACCGCCAGCATGTGGTGTACGGACCCTGGAACCTACCCCAAACTGGTTATTCCCACCTCAGTCGCCAGGGTGAGACCCTCAATTTGCTGGAGACTGGATATTCCCGCTGCTGCCGCTGCCGCAGCCACACAAACCGCCTGGACTGTGCAAAACTTGTG TGGGAGGACGCAATGACCCGGTTTTGTGAGGCCGAATTCTCGGTCAAGACCCGAGCCCACTGGTGCTGCAGACAGCAGGGGGAGGCTCGATTCTCCTGCTTCCAGGAGGCAGCTCCCCAGCCTCACTACCAGCTCCGGGCCTGCCCCAGCCACCAGCCTGGCATTTCCTCGGGCCCCGAGCTGCCCTTTCCCCCTGGGATGCCCACACTGGACAATGTCAAGAACATCTGCCACCTGAGACGCTTCCGCTCTGTGCCACGCAACCTCCCAGCTATGGACCCCATCCAAAGGCAGCTGCGAGCTCTGACCCAGCTGGAGGGGGAATTCCAGCACTGCTGCCACCAAGGGCACAACCACACTTGTACAAGGAAGGCC TGGGAGGACACTCTGGATAGCTACTGTGACCGGGAACAGGCCGTAAAGACCCACCAGCACGTGTGTTGCCACTACCCCCCCAGCCCTGCACGTGATGAGTGCTTTGCACATCGGGCTCCCTATCCCAACTACGACCACGACATCTTGACTCTGGACCTCAGCTGGGTCACCCCTAACCTCATGGGCCATCTCTGTGGAAATGGGAGATTCCTCACCAAGCA TAAACAGATTTACGGGTTGATCCAGAACATGACTGCCCGCTGCTGTGAACTGCCCTTTCCAGAGCAGGCCTGCTGTGCGGAAGAGGAG AAATCAGCCTTCATCGATGACCTGTGTGGCCCCCGACGTAACTTCTGGCGAGACTCTGCCCTTTGCTGTGACCTGAATTCTGGGGATGAACAGACCAACTGCTTTAACAACAATTATTTGAGGAGTGTGGCTCTGGTGGCTGGAGATACAGGGGATCCCAAGGGCCAGGGGGAACAGGGCCCAACTTGGGGAGCAAATAGCAGCTCCACCCCAGAGCTCAAGGAAGAATGA
- the ECM1 gene encoding extracellular matrix protein 1 isoform X6: MGTVSRAALVLAYLATAAAASEGGPQALGQKELKSEYLTQHPQEDGYAAPSPPPLTRALPMDHPDFEGQSKVQPLPFKEATLVQEKELPPPLLPVEKKAAPPYPDEDNPFQEELPPPQLPIEQKEEKPAPFIGRNHPEPGSQDPAQHCQKGRRRGGWGHRLDGFPPGRPSPDNLNQICLPDRQHVVYGPWNLPQTGYSHLSRQGETLNLLETGYSRCCRCRSHTNRLDCAKLVWEDTLDSYCDREQAVKTHQHVCCHYPPSPARDECFAHRAPYPNYDHDILTLDLSWVTPNLMGHLCGNGRFLTKHKQIYGLIQNMTARCCELPFPEQACCAEEEKSAFIDDLCGPRRNFWRDSALCCDLNSGDEQTNCFNNNYLRSVALVAGDTGDPKGQGEQGPTWGANSSSTPELKEE; the protein is encoded by the exons ATGGGGACTGTGTCCAGGGCAGCTTTGGTCTTGGCTTATTTGGCCACCGCTGCTGCAGCCTCAGAGGGAG GCCCTCAGGCTCTAGGGCAGAAAGAACTGAAGTCAGAATACCTCACCCAGCACCCTCAAGAAG ATGGCTATGCagccccctctcccccacccctaaCCCGAGCCCTCCCCATGGATCACCCTGACTTTGAGGGACAGAGTAAAG TGCAGCCCCTTCCCTTCAAGGAAGCCACCCTTGTTCAGGAGAAAGAGCTGCcgcctcccctcctccctgttGAAAAAAAAG CAGCTCCCCCCTACCCCGATGAAGACAACCCCTTCCAAGAAGAGCTGCCTCCTCCCCAGCTCCCTATTGAACAGAAAGAAG AAAAGCCAGCTCCCTTCATAGGCCGGAACCACCCCGAGCCTGGGTCCCAGGACCCAGCCCAGCACTGCCAGAAGGGCCGGCGCCGCGGGGGCTGGGGCCACCGGCTGGACGGCTTCCCCCCGGGGCGGCCTTCTCCAGACAATCTGAACCAGATCTGCCTGCCTGACCGCCAGCATGTGGTGTACGGACCCTGGAACCTACCCCAAACTGGTTATTCCCACCTCAGTCGCCAGGGTGAGACCCTCAATTTGCTGGAGACTGGATATTCCCGCTGCTGCCGCTGCCGCAGCCACACAAACCGCCTGGACTGTGCAAAACTTGTG TGGGAGGACACTCTGGATAGCTACTGTGACCGGGAACAGGCCGTAAAGACCCACCAGCACGTGTGTTGCCACTACCCCCCCAGCCCTGCACGTGATGAGTGCTTTGCACATCGGGCTCCCTATCCCAACTACGACCACGACATCTTGACTCTGGACCTCAGCTGGGTCACCCCTAACCTCATGGGCCATCTCTGTGGAAATGGGAGATTCCTCACCAAGCA TAAACAGATTTACGGGTTGATCCAGAACATGACTGCCCGCTGCTGTGAACTGCCCTTTCCAGAGCAGGCCTGCTGTGCGGAAGAGGAG AAATCAGCCTTCATCGATGACCTGTGTGGCCCCCGACGTAACTTCTGGCGAGACTCTGCCCTTTGCTGTGACCTGAATTCTGGGGATGAACAGACCAACTGCTTTAACAACAATTATTTGAGGAGTGTGGCTCTGGTGGCTGGAGATACAGGGGATCCCAAGGGCCAGGGGGAACAGGGCCCAACTTGGGGAGCAAATAGCAGCTCCACCCCAGAGCTCAAGGAAGAATGA